The sequence below is a genomic window from Melioribacteraceae bacterium.
ATTTGAAGGTAGAGCGATGCATGCTATTCTTGCACCGCAAAAAGGTAAAAAGAAAAAATAGATAGGTGTTATAATGCCCAAAATGAAAAGTAACCGCGGAGCCGCTAAATCATTTAGAAAAACCGGTTCTGGGAAAGTAAAACGCAATAAAGCTTTTAAATCACACATACTCACTTCTAAATCGACTAAAAGAAAAAGAGGATTGAGAAAATCGATTCTCGTCTCGGCTGCCGATGAGAAGAGAGTAAAAAGAATGCTACAATAAACGGAGAAAAGTAAAATATGCCACGCTCAGTCAATCATGTTGCGTCGAAAGCACGGCGCAAAAAACTACTTAAAAAAGCCAAAGGCTACTGGGGTGCCCGCAGTAAAGTTCTTACTGTCGCTAAACATCATGTTGAAAAAGGCCTTGTTCATGCTTACAGGGATCGTAAGCTGAAAAAAAGAAATTACCGTTCACTTTGGATTATCAGAATAAATGCAGCTGCTAGAGAACACGGTATCAATTACTCCAAATTAGTCCATGCCTTGGATGAAAAAGGAGTATTAATAAATCGCAAACTTCTTGCTAATATCGCCGTCGAGAATCCTCAGGCGTTTGCTGATGTAGTGAAATTTGCAATGAATTAATAATCTCCCTCTTGTATTTATTATTAATATGAATACAAGAGGGCTTTTTTTAAACTCTCGGGATATTATATGTTATCAAAAATTTCCGAAACCCGAAAAAATTTCGACCAGGACCTCTCCGCCGTTAAAGATCTTAAATCCCTCGAAGAACTTCGTATTAAATACCTGAGCAGAAAAGGTTTTGTTACTCAATTGTTCGAAGACTTCAAGAATGTCTCCCGCGATGAGAAAAAAACGGTTGGGCAATCCCTTAATGAATTAAAAATTTATACTCAGAATCACTTCGATTCATTAAAAGAACGGTTCGAAAAAGAATCCAAATTATCCTCCGGTTCTGAAATCGATATTTCTCTACCCGGCAGAATGACACAGCTCGGAAGCAGACATCTTATTACTCAGACGATGGATGAAGTAAAAGAGATTTTTAAAGGTCTTGGCTTTTCAGTTTACGAAGGTCCTGAACTGGAATCCGACTACAATAACTTCGGAGCCTTGAATTTTCCGGATGATCACCCTGCACGCGATATGCAGGACACATTCTTTATTAACAGGAATTTCCTTTTGCGTACTCATACATCCCCGGTTCAAATCCGGTTGATGCAGGAAAAGAAACCTCCAATTCGTGCTTTAATGCCAGGTAAGGTTTTTAGAAATGAGGCGATAAGCGCAAAAAGTTATTGCCTGTTTCATCAGATTGAAGGATTGGTTGTCGATACCGATATTACATTTGCCGAACTGAAAGGGACTCTTGTCGGATTTATCAAACAATTTTTCGGTCAGGATGTCAAATACCGTTTCAGAGCAAGCTTTTTCCCGTTTACCGAACCGAGTGCAGAAATGGATATCTGGTGGCAGCCGAAAGGGAAGGAAGGCAGATGGCTTGAGATTCTCGGCTGCGGAATGGTTGACCCTAATGTACTTGTCAACGTTGGCATCGATCCGGAAAAATATATCGGTTATGCTTTCGGTATGGGAATCGAAAGACCTGCTATGCGTAAATACGGAATCGATGATATCAGAATTCTGTTTGACAGCGACATCCGTTTCTTAAAGCAATTTTAAAAAGGTTTCTTATGAAAATTTCTCTTAAATGGTTGAGTGATTACGTCGATCTCACCGATATCTCGATTGATGAAATTGTCCATAAAGTCTCTACTGCCGGCCTCGAAGTAGAAGAGGTTATTGATCAGTCAGCATTGTTCAAAAACATGGTTGTCGGGTATGTTAAAGAGGCAAAAAAACACCCTAACGCCGATAAGCTCTCTTTATGCGTGGTGACCGACGGACAAAATGATTTTAATGTAGTATGCGGTGCGCCTAATGTTGCCGCTGGCCAAAAAATTCCTTTTGCTATGGTGGGTGCGGTAATTCCATCCAATGGACTGAAACTTGAAAAAGTTAAAATCCGTGGTGAGATCTCAATGGGTATGATCTGTTCCGAGAAAGAACTTGGCATAAGTGATAATCACGAAGGAATTATGGTTCTGGATCCGCAGTTGAATACGGGAGAAGAACTTGCCGCTGCACTCGGCATGGATGATATTGTAATTGATGTTGCAATCACACCTAACAGAGCCGATGCGTTAAGTCATATCGGATTTGCAAGAGACATTGCCGCCATTTTCGGTAGGAAATTTAACTACCCCTCATTTGAATTAGTCGAATGCACTGAAAAATCTGATGCAACCGCAGAAGTGGAAATTATTGATTCTGCTAATTGTCCGAGGTATGTTGGCAAAGTTGTTAAAGGTGTAACTATTAAAGAATCGCCTGAATGGCTCAAAAGAAAATTAAAAAGTATCGGACTGCGGCCGATCAACAATGTAGTAGATGTTACGAATTTTGTGCTTTACGAAGTTGGCCAGCCATTGCATGCATTTGATCTTGACAATCTCTCAGGAAAAAAAATTGTAGTCAAATCAGCAGTTGAAGGGGAAAAATTTATTACGCTCGATTCAAAAGAGAGAATTCTTTCATCAGCTGATTTGATGATTTGCGATACAGCTAGAAATGTGGCAATTGCCGGTGTTATGGGAGGCGAAAACTCCGAAGTAACTTCCGGTACTAAGAACATTCTAATCGAAAGTGCTTTTTTTAATCCTTCCTCAATCAGGAAGACTGCAAAGAGATTGGGGCTCTCCACCGATGCATCTTTCAGATTTGAAAGAGGAACGGATTACAATATTGTAATCTGGGCTGCGCAGCGGGCGGCACAACTTATTAAAGAAGTAGCGGGAGGAGAGATTCTAAGCGGTCATATCGATGCTTACCCGAAAACTATAGATTCACGGTCCGCTAATATTCGTTTTGCCAGAATAAATAAGATTCTAGGTTATTCTGTGCCTGAAGAGGAAGTTATTAAAATCCTCGGTAGTCTCGGATTTGAAATCAAAACGCAGAACAATGAATCACTGAATGTTCAAATTCCGGCATACAGACATGATATTGAAAGAGAAGTGGATCTTATTGAAGAAGTAGCAAGAATCTACGGATATGATAAAATTCCGGATGTCGTGAGTATTTCTGTTCCGCTTGAAACTAAAGTAGACCAGTCAGCTTTTAATGGAAGATTAAGGAATATCGCTACATCTCTCGGATTTTTTGAAATCATGTCCAACTCGCTTCTGAGTTGTGATATTGCTGAAAGATTCGGAAAGCCGATAAAAATGCTGAATCCGCAGAATAGTGAGATGTCTCATCTTCGTCCGTCGCTTTTACCTGGCATGCTCCAGGCCGTTTCTAATAATCTGAAAGTGTTCGAGAAAAATCTGAAGTTTTTTGAGATTGGCAAAGTTTTCGAAAGAAAGCATGATGATGAAATAATTAGTTTTGATGATTTTACCGAATCGGATCAGCTTATTTTCGGTTTAACCGGGCATTCGGTTCAGGCTGAATGGTTCGAAAAAGATAAACTCTTTGATCTCTATGATTTAAAAGGATTAGTTGAGAGTTTTATAACCAGATTATTTCCGCAAGTTAGTTACTCAATCGTTATTGAGGACTCTGTTTTCTTTGAATCGTCATTTTCTGTCTATATGAATAAAATAAAAATCGGTTCCGGCGGTAAAGTGAAAAGTGATTATTCAGGGTCATTCGATTTGAACCAGGATCTTTTTACATTCGTCTTTGATATTGATCTGTTGAAAACGATAAATGAACCTGATAAAAGATTTACCGAACTCTTGAAGTTTCCTAAGGTTTATAGAGATGTGGCTTTCATTTTAGACAGGACTGTAAGGTCTGATAAAGTTGCAGAAAATATTCAGCAAGCCGGCTCTAACTTGTTGCATCAGATAAAGTTATTTGATATCTTTCAAAGCGACAGTTTAGGTGAGGGTAAAAAATCACTTGCATTTCAGTTGGAGTTCTACGATTCATCAAGAACTCTGAAGGAAGATGAAGTCGAAAAAGATTTGCGCAATATTATTAAATCTGTCGAAAAAACATTTAGTGCACAATTAAGAGGTGCATAGTTGGGTGAAGGCTCTAAATACGATCTCTTTTATGAAGAGTTAAATGCTCTCGAAAAGCAGATCTATTATTTTATTCAAAAAGGTTCAGAGCTAATGGAGGCAAATCAAGCTTTGAACAATAGAATTAATCAACTCGAAAAAGAAAATGAAATTTTAAAAAAGAAGATTTCTGAAATCGAATTAAAAGTCAGCAAAACATTGTTTAATGAAGAGAACCTGTTCGGTTCGGACACAATTAAATTGGAGGAAAGAGAAGCACTAAAGAGTAAAATCGGCGAATTGATAGCAAAAATTGACTATCATTTGCGTTCTTAATTTGATGTTTGATGATGGAATAGACATAAAATGAGTGAAAAAAAGAAGCTAAAAGTAAAAATATTTGACAAGGAATATTCTTTACTTGTTGAGAATCAGGAGATTGCTGCTGAATTGGCTGAGTATGTTAATACAATTATGGAAGAAACCAGACTAGAATTACCGGATCAACCTAAAGATACAATTGCGATTATTGCTGCACTTAATATAGCCTACGATCTTTTTGTAGAAAAAAATAAATATCGTGAATTCAGCATTCAGGCAACCGACAAAATCAAAAAAATAAAGCTTCTTTTAAACGAATCCAAATTTGTGTCGAACCCATCATAATTTTCCCGCTCCGTCGGCTTGAGTATAAAAAAGAACTAACAATAAAATACCTAAGGGTTATTGACTCACGACGTGTATTACAGGCCTCACTCCCTTGCGGAGATTCCGAATATATCGGGACAGTGGAAGTAAAAAGCGTCGGGCAATTTCCCGCATTGTATAGGAAAAGGTTCTTTTCCTATGCAAAGGTCGGCGGCTGCGGTTATATATAAATTTTCGTTTAATGGAGGACTAATGCAGTTGGATTTGATTATGGTATTGATCATTGCTGCCGTCACAGCAATTATATCTTTTGTTTTGGGATGGTTAATTAATTCCAAAATCGGAAAGAACAACATTTCTAATGCTAAAGAAAAAGCTCAAAAATTAATTGAAGAAGCTGAAAAAGAAGCTAAACACCTTAAAAGAGAAAAACTCCTCGAAGTAAAGGATGAATGGCTTAAAAAGAAACAGGAATTTGATAACGAAGTTAATTCAAAGAAACAAAAACTTCAGAATCATGAAAAACAACTCGAATCAAGAGAAGAAAACCTTGAAAAGAAGTACGATCTTGTAAATCAAAAAGAAAAAAGTAACAAAGATCTTGAAAAGTTAATCCTTACTCAGAAAAATGAAGTTGATAGAAAGAGCCAGGAACTTGACAGATTAATTGCAGAACAGAATATCCGTCTTGAAAAGACAGCCGGATTAACTTCCGATGAAGCTAAAAAGATGCTTATGGAAAATATGATAAGCAAAGCTAAATCGGATGCTGCACAGTCGATTAAAGAAATCCGAGACCAGGCTAAAATTGACGCTAAGAAAGAAGCCCAGCGTATTACAATTCAGGCTATCCAGAGAACGGCTGTGGATCACTCGGTGGAATCGACTGTCTCTGTTGTCCAGATCCAGAATGATGAAATGAAAGGCAGGATTATCGGCCGCGAAGGACGAAACATCCGTGCTTTCGAAGCAGCTACCGGCGTCGATGTAATTGTTGATGATACACCCGAAGCGGTTATTCTCTCGGCTTTCGATCAGTTCCGGCGCGAAGTCGCACGTATCTCTCTCGAAAGGCTTATTGCCGACGGCCGTATTCATCCGGCAAGAATTGAAGAGGTCGTTGCCAAAGTTCAGGAGGAACTCGACGAGGAGATTCAGAAAGAAGGGGAAAATACACTTATACAGCTCGGATTGCACGGCGTTCATAATGAACTGGTAAAACATATCGGTAAAATGAAATACAGAAGCAGCTACGGACAGAACCTGCTGCAGCACAGTATTGAAGTTGCATACCTGACCGGTATTATGGCTGCCGAACTCGGTTTCGATACGACAATTGCAAAAAAAGCAGGACTTATGCATGATATCGGAAAGACGATTGATAAGGACGTCGAAGGACCGCATGCACTCCTCGGTTATGAATTGACAAAGAAATACAGTGAACATCCTATAGTTGTTAATGCTGTCGGAAGCCATCACGAAGATATTGAAATGGAACACCCGATTTCAGCGCTGGTTCAGGCCGCCGATGCTATCAGCGGTGCCCGCCCCGGAGCAAGAAGAGAACCTCTCGAAAGTTATGTGAAGAGACTCGAAAACCTTGAGAACCTTGCTAAATCGTTTGAAGGTGTTGCGAAGACCTATGCTATTCAAGCCGGCCGTGAAGTAAGAGTGGTTGTTGAACCGGATAAAATTGATGATGTGGTTGCAGATCGCCTGTCATATGAAATCGCTCAGAAGATTCAGGAAGAGATGGAATACCCTGGCCAGATTAAAGTTATGGTTATTCGTGAGGTTAGAAAGATTCAATACGCTAAGTAATTCTGAAATAATATTTTAGTTGAAACCCCGGTTAATTACTGCCGGGGTTTTTTATTTTAAAACAGATTCCGCTGAAATATTTAATCCCTATATTTAATCGTCAATAATTGACAGTTTTAATCAAATGAAGAAAAGTCTTTTCGGCTGTTTACTTATTTTTCTTATTTCCCCTCAAATCAGTCTCTTGGCTCAGATGAAAGAACCGGATAGTATCGATGTGTACCTTGTAAAAGAGAACTGGCATACAGGTATCATGTTCAGGATTGATGATTACACTTCCGGACTTTTACCCGCCCTCAAATATTTTAAGGATTACCAGTATATCGATATCGGTTGGGGTGATGCCGATTTTTACCAGATCCCCGGATTCGATCTGTTCCTTGCTGCAAAGGCAATTCTGATACCTACTCCGACTGTTATGCGGTTTGACGGTTACAAATTCCCGATAGAAAAAATTATAGAGTGGCGTGAGTTTGCCCTTAAGTTTGAATTACCAAAGGAAAGATTCCTCCTTCTGATTAATTACATTCAAGAACATTTGATTTTGGATGAGAAAGGTGAAACAATAATTTCCAAGCATGATATTGATTCTCCGGTCTATTTCTTCAAATCAAAAGGGGAGTATCATCTATTCAGGACGTGCAACACCTGGGCGGCTCAAGCATTAAAATCGACCGGAATTGATGTGGATACATTCGGACTTATTACAGCAGGCCAGTTGTATTCCAGGTTTGCAGAATATGCGAAAGTATTAAAGAGATATGATTGAGGCGCCGGTCGGAAAAAAGCTTTAGTATATTACTATCAAAAATTAATTTCCAAGATTATGAATTAAATTATCTTCATGGAAGATTTTACCAATATAACTTATCCGTTCTCGTAATTCATTTCGAAGGTTACCATTTGTTTTTCTAGATTTGTCGTTGGTGTTGATAATCTCTGTTCTTATTTCTTCAAAAGAAATCAAACTTGAAATAATAAAACATGCAAAAAGCTTCTGCATTCCCCTTCCTGCAATAAAACCTAATACATTAATCGAGCCTTTATTATACTTCGAAAATATTTCTAACAAGCAATCTTTATCCTCCTTACTTGGATTCAAAGTTGAATTTGGGTGATTGTGAACTAATAATAAATTATTCACTCCTTCTTTATTCAATCTTTCTGTTAATTCGATACTTGATAAAGAAGTTTGAATTGACTTATTATCATGACCTTTTTCCATCCAAAATCCATGGACAGATTTCATATCCCCTATTCCAATTATTAACCATTCGTGCTTTTTACCCTTTAATATCCCAGCACTCCACGAAGGAAATAAACCTATATCTATATCACATTCATAATATTTTAATTTCGAACCGAATCTTTTTTTTGTTTCTGCATCAATGCTAAAACTATACTCATCAAGTTTTATCCTTTCTGCAAATATTCTCAGTCTTCTTTTTCTTGCAAGATTAGTGATTTCAGATTCTGTTAAAGGTGCAGTGTCTTCGAAATAGCTCTTTAGGAGGTAAAACAAGAAAATCAGGATTAAAATACCTAATGCTAGTAATCCTTCTTCGGCATTTGACATGGAGAGAATTTTTTTGATTTGAGGCGCCGGTCGGATTCGAACCGACGAATAAAGGTTTTGCAGACCTTCCCCTTAAGCCACTTGGGTACAGCGCCATAATCATAAAAATAAAAATCCACCTAAGTGGATTTTGAGCGGGAAACGGGACTCGAACCCGCGACATCAACCTTGGCAAGGTTGCGCTCTACCAACTGAGCTATTCCCGCATGTCAGAATTTCAAATGTTTCAAAATTTGCGCCCTAAATATAACACCATTAACCTTTCATTTCAAATATCTTGTCTATTTTTTCTAGACCCTGGAACCGTGAACAAATCCTCTGTAAGGACGGGATTGCTGAACCGTTATAAATGCTCTTTTATCAACCGATTCCACAATTTTCATTATTGCTTTCTGGTGTTTTCTTTTAGCTATTACTATAAGAATTGAAACGCCTCCGCTTCCTCCTTCGGCCGGTAATATCGTTACACCGAATTTTGAACTTCTTAATTTGTTGGCGATGTCATCAGTATGATGCAGCGATACAATATTAACCTGAGCATATCCCAACGCCACATGCTGTTCTAAAGAGATTCCCATTATATTACCCAATGCGAATCCTACAGCATAACCGATCAGATTTATTGTGTGATCCATGTGCTGAACGATGTAACGCATCGCAAAAATCCAGATAAGAACTTCAAAGAAACCCGCCATTGCGGCCAGATACTTTCTTCCCTGAACCACAAGGATTGTCCGGAAAGTGCCGAGTGTCACATCTGCAACTCTCATCAGCATAATTATTAATGCGCCTAAAATTATTTCAAAACTCATAATTCTTATTTAAACCCTGAAAAATTTTTTATCTTAACGCAGCAAATTTAATACTTTAGGAACAATGTACGAAACCGAACGCAAAGATTTAGTTGAACAATTAAAAAGAAAAGGAATTTCTAATCAGTCTGTTCTGGATGCCTTTATGAATGTGGAAAGACATCTCTTTGTACCTGACATTATGAAACAGCATGCCTACGAGGATGTTGCTCTCCCGATCGGTTACGGACAGACGATTTCCCAGCCCTATACTGTTGCATTTATGACTCAATCAATGAATCCTCAGCCGGGACATAAAATTCTGGAAATCGGAACCGGTTCTGGTTACCAGGCGGCTATCCTTCTTAAGATGGGCGCACGAGTCTTTACTATCGAGAGAAACGATAAGCTATATAACAGTGCTCTCAAAACTTTTGATAATCTGGGATTGCGGATTGCCGCAAGATGCAGCGACGGTTCAATCGGCTGGGATGAATTCTCGCCTTACGACGGAATAATTGTTACTGCCGGAAGTCCTGGAGTTCCTAAAAACCTTCTGAGACAACTTGCCGTAAATGGTAAAATGGTTATTCCGGTTGGCGACAGGTCGGTTCAGACTCTTAAAATAATTACAAAGACTGCCGAAGAAGAATTTACTACTAATGAAGTTCCTTATTTTGCTTTTGTTCCTTTAGTCGGACGAGAGGGATGGAAAGAAAAGTAATTCTGATTGTCGGACCTACCTGTTCCGGCAAAACCCGGGTTTCAGTAGACCTGGCAAAAAGAATTTCATCCGAAATCATTTCTGCCGATAGCCGTCAGATTTATAAACACCTGAATATCGGAACCGCTAAACCGGATTCAGCAGAACTCGCTTCGGTAAAGCATCACCTGATCGATTTCCTCGAACCTGAACAGGATTATAACGTAAGCAGATTTGAAAACGATTCTCTCCGTATTATTAATGAAATTCTTTCGAAAGGAAAAATACCGGTCGTTGTTGGCGGTTCCGGACTTTATATCCATGCGCTTGTCGACGGAATCTTTAACGAAGTTGATACTGATGAAGAATTCCGGCTGGAATTAAAAGAGAAGCGGGAGAAATTCGGAAACAATTATTTATACGATGAGCTTGAGAAAATCGATCCTGTAAGCGCATCAAAAATGCTTTCACAGAATTGGAAGCGTGTAATGCGCTCTCTTGAAGTAATTCATCTAACAGGTAAACCGATCTGGCAGCTTCAAAAGGATTATAAGCGGGAAACTGATATAAATTTTGTTCAGTTCGGTCTCGATTGGCACCGCGCGGATTTATATAATAACATCAATTCCCGTGTTGATAGAATGATTGAAATCGGATTAGTAGAAGAAACAAGAAAAATTTTGGATAGTGGAATCCCCAGAACTGCCAACTCTCTTAATACTGTCGGCTATAAAGAAATTATCTCCTTTCTGGAAAATGAAATTACACTCGATAGAGCGGTTGAATTGATTAAGCGGAATACCCGCCGCTATGCTAAGCGGCAAATGACCTGGTTCCGGAAGGATTCAAGAATTAAATGGATTAGAATTGAATCTAATGAAGATCTTCTTAATGTACCGGAGATAATAATCCGTCAAATTTCCAATCTTAATTAAGTTTTCCTATCTTGCCTTAGAATAAATTACACAGTTGGATGAAAAATAAAATTAGAATAGCGTCCGGACAGGGATTCTGGGGTGACCTTATAGATGCCCCATATCAGCAGGTTACTGCAGGTCAGGTAGACTATCTTGTAATGGACTACCTGGCAGAAGTGACGATGTCGATCCTTCAAAAACAGAAAAATAAAAATCCGAAACTTGGTTATGCACGGGATATCCCTGAACTGATGGAACGGATTCTTCCCATCTGCGCTGAGAAAAAGATTAAGATTATTACCAACGGCGGCGGTGTAAATCCGGAAGCATGCGCTGAAGCAGTCCTGGAAGTCGCAAGAAAACATAATATTAACAATCTCAAAATTGCTCTCGTCATTGGCGATAATATTCTGAACCGGATCGATGAAGTATTATCCAGCGGTTCCGAATTAAAAAATATGGAAACCGGTGAATCGGTTAATGTTGTAAGAGACAAACTGCTAAGTGCGAATGTCTATTTCGGTGCAATGCCGATTGTAGACGCGCTTAAACAGGGAGCCGATATTGTAATAACCGGTAGAACCACAGATACCGGTTTGACTTTAGCACCGATGATCTTCGAATTCGGATGGGGAAAAAATGATTACGATCTTCTTTCCGCAGGTACAGTTGCCGGTCATATACTCGAATGCGGCGGTCAGGCCTCCGGCGGAAATCTGCTGGCTGACTGGAAGTCCGTTCCCGATATTGAAAATATCGGATTCCCGATAGCAGAAGCATATCCGAACGGAGAGATTATTATTACCAAGCATGAATCCCTCGGCGGAAAAGTAAGCATCGATACTGTATCTGAACAGCTCCTTTATGAAATCGGCGATCCTAAAAACTATATTACTCCGGATTGTGTTGCGGACTTTACCTCTATCCGTCTTGAAGAAGCCGGGAAAGACCGTGTAAAAGTTTACGGCGTTAAAGGATTTCCCGAAACGGAGTTTTACAAAGTTTCATGTTCCTATTCATCCGGGTATTCGGCTGTAGGCACTCTTACATATTCCTGGCCGGATGCTTTGAGCAAAGCCCGGAAAGCAGATCAGATCTTAAGAAAACGTCTTGAAAATCTGAATATTCAGTTCGAGGAGATTAGGACGGAATTCATTGGCTACAACTCGTGTCACGGTCCTTTATCTGAAGAAATTGACGAGAATAAGATTAACGAAGTAATGCTTCGTGTTGCTGTGAGAGGAACGGATTATGCCGCAATCGAAAGGTTTGGTAAGGAGATCGCTCCGTTAATATTGACAGGTCCGCCAAGTGTTACAGGATTTGCGGGTGGCCGTCCTAAACCGGCTGAAGTGGTTGCCTACTGGCCTGCGTTGATTCCGAAAAAATTAGTTGAACCAAAAGTAGAGATTGTTACAACATGAAAAAAATAAAATTGATCGACATTGCTCACGGCAGAAGCGGGGATAAAGGCGACGCCGCTAATGTCGGAATTATTGCTTATGATGATATCGGTTACGGAATTATTAAAAAAAATCTGACCGCAGAAAAAGTTAAAAAACATTTTGAAGGAATCTGTCTCGGTAAAGTTGAAAGATTTGAACTCCCGAATATCCGCGCCCTTAATTTCCTTCTTCATAATACACTCGGCGGAGGCGGAACCGTATCTCTGAAACATGATGCGCAGGGGAAAACTCTTGCCGCAGCCCTGCTGCGTATGGAACTCGATATCGAAGAGTGAAATTGGGCTGAAGATTAACAAAAAAAATCTATAAAAATAAATCTTATTGAAAGTGAGGACCAAATGTTCGAAGATCAATTGAAACGATTAAATGAATTAGGATCGAAGGTGAATTCGCTGCGGGGTTATCTTTAAATTAGATGATAAAGAAAATAAAATCTCCGAAATAAGAAAACAGTCCGAAGCACCGAATTTCTGGAACGACCAGAAGTCGGCTCAATCATTGCTCCAAAAATCGAAATCTCTTCAATCATGGGTGGATCTGTGGAACAGCCTGTTTTCCAAAGTTAATCACCTTAAGGAATTTATCGAACTCGCCGAAGCCGAACAGGATCAGAATCTTACAGGCGAACTTGAGAATGAATTGTCCGTAATCGAAAAAGATTACTCGGAACTTGAACTTAAAAGTATGCTGAGCGGAAAGGATGACGATAAAAACTGTATCCTTACAATTCATTCCGGAGCCGGCGGAACCGAAGCCCAGGACTGGGCTCAGATGCTTATGAGAATGTATCTGCGCTGGGGTGAACAGAACGGTTACAAAATGTCGATGATCGACTGGCTCGACGGTGACGGAGCCGGGATTAAAAGCGCTACGATAGAAGTGCAGGGAGAATTTGCATACGGTTACCTTAAAGCAGAAAACGGCGTTCACCGGCTTGTTAGAATTTCACCGTTCGATGCGAATAAAAGACGCCATACTTCATTTGCCTCGGTATTCGTTATCCCTGAAGTCGACGATTCAATTGAAATCGATATTAATCCCGCCGATCTCAGAATCGATACTTACCGTTCCGGCGGTAAAGGCGGACAGAACGTTAACAAGGTGGAAACGGCTATCAGAATTACTCACATTCCTACCGGGACTGTTGCAGCGTGTCAGTCGGAACGCTCCCAGATCCAGAACAAAACAAACGCATTTAAACTCCTCAAATCGAAACTCTATCAGATAGAACTCGAAAAGCAGCAGGCCGAGATTGATGAGATCGAAAAAAATAAAATGAAGATAGAATGGGGAAGCCAGATTCGTTCTTATGTTTTTCATCCTTACAATATGGTTAAGGATCACAGAACTAATTGGGAAACGTCCGATACTCAGGGTGTAATGGACGGCGACCTGAACGAATTCATTAAGGAATTTCTTCTCAAGTTTACCCAAAACTAAACTTGCGGGGTGTATATGTCCAGACTTGTCAGTTATTCAGCCGGTTCAATTATTGCGAAAGAAGGGGAAGCCGCAAGGAAACTTTTCTTTCTGGTTGAAGGGAGGATCGGGATTTATAAGTCGAATAAACTTATTACCGAGTTCGATAAAGAAGGTGAAATCGTCGGTGAGATGAGTCTTATACTCAAGAAACCTCGTACGGCAGAAATACGTTCTGTTACCGATTCAAAACTCCTGGAGGTTGAGGGTGATCTCGATGATATCGTTAGGCAGTATCCTGATATTTCAAAAAAAATTATTAAAGCTCTTGCCGAAAGGCTGGCTAAAGCCACGGACAGATTTTAAGCATTCAATCGGATTTATAAAATGAAAAGTCATACAGAATATCTCTGGTTCAACACTTCAAAAAGAAGAGAATATATTAACATTACACCTGAAGTTGAAAAGGCTCTTACTAAAAGTGGAATAAAGGAAGG
It includes:
- the rny gene encoding ribonuclease Y, coding for MQLDLIMVLIIAAVTAIISFVLGWLINSKIGKNNISNAKEKAQKLIEEAEKEAKHLKREKLLEVKDEWLKKKQEFDNEVNSKKQKLQNHEKQLESREENLEKKYDLVNQKEKSNKDLEKLILTQKNEVDRKSQELDRLIAEQNIRLEKTAGLTSDEAKKMLMENMISKAKSDAAQSIKEIRDQAKIDAKKEAQRITIQAIQRTAVDHSVESTVSVVQIQNDEMKGRIIGREGRNIRAFEAATGVDVIVDDTPEAVILSAFDQFRREVARISLERLIADGRIHPARIEEVVAKVQEELDEEIQKEGENTLIQLGLHGVHNELVKHIGKMKYRSSYGQNLLQHSIEVAYLTGIMAAELGFDTTIAKKAGLMHDIGKTIDKDVEGPHALLGYELTKKYSEHPIVVNAVGSHHEDIEMEHPISALVQAADAISGARPGARREPLESYVKRLENLENLAKSFEGVAKTYAIQAGREVRVVVEPDKIDDVVADRLSYEIAQKIQEEMEYPGQIKVMVIREVRKIQYAK
- a CDS encoding DUF2459 domain-containing protein, with translation MKKSLFGCLLIFLISPQISLLAQMKEPDSIDVYLVKENWHTGIMFRIDDYTSGLLPALKYFKDYQYIDIGWGDADFYQIPGFDLFLAAKAILIPTPTVMRFDGYKFPIEKIIEWREFALKFELPKERFLLLINYIQEHLILDEKGETIISKHDIDSPVYFFKSKGEYHLFRTCNTWAAQALKSTGIDVDTFGLITAGQLYSRFAEYAKVLKRYD
- a CDS encoding DUF5698 domain-containing protein, whose protein sequence is MSFEIILGALIIMLMRVADVTLGTFRTILVVQGRKYLAAMAGFFEVLIWIFAMRYIVQHMDHTINLIGYAVGFALGNIMGISLEQHVALGYAQVNIVSLHHTDDIANKLRSSKFGVTILPAEGGSGGVSILIVIAKRKHQKAIMKIVESVDKRAFITVQQSRPYRGFVHGSRV
- a CDS encoding protein-L-isoaspartate(D-aspartate) O-methyltransferase, with the translated sequence MYETERKDLVEQLKRKGISNQSVLDAFMNVERHLFVPDIMKQHAYEDVALPIGYGQTISQPYTVAFMTQSMNPQPGHKILEIGTGSGYQAAILLKMGARVFTIERNDKLYNSALKTFDNLGLRIAARCSDGSIGWDEFSPYDGIIVTAGSPGVPKNLLRQLAVNGKMVIPVGDRSVQTLKIITKTAEEEFTTNEVPYFAFVPLVGREGWKEK
- the miaA gene encoding tRNA (adenosine(37)-N6)-dimethylallyltransferase MiaA, which translates into the protein MERKVILIVGPTCSGKTRVSVDLAKRISSEIISADSRQIYKHLNIGTAKPDSAELASVKHHLIDFLEPEQDYNVSRFENDSLRIINEILSKGKIPVVVGGSGLYIHALVDGIFNEVDTDEEFRLELKEKREKFGNNYLYDELEKIDPVSASKMLSQNWKRVMRSLEVIHLTGKPIWQLQKDYKRETDINFVQFGLDWHRADLYNNINSRVDRMIEIGLVEETRKILDSGIPRTANSLNTVGYKEIISFLENEITLDRAVELIKRNTRRYAKRQMTWFRKDSRIKWIRIESNEDLLNVPEIIIRQISNLN